attatttttttgtttgaaactaACTATCACAAAAACAACTCTTTCATTTAACCATAGACAATAGTCTAGAAAATTTCTTAGTTCAACGATTCATTCCtagatcaaattaaaaaaaaaaagtaatgcaTTCCACAAACTAATTCATTAACGGAACCTTTCCTCACTTCTCAGATGAGTTAGGTCCACGCTTGACGAATCGGCGATTATATTGCATACGTTTGTGAGCACGACCGCACGGCTTCTTCTTTTTGTCTTGCTTTGCAACTTTTGGAGTTTGTCCTCTCACTTTTCCAGCACGAGCAAGAGATCCATGAACCTTACTCATTGCGAAGAACTTGTGGATGCAGAAATTCGATTTGCAGTAATCAAATAACATGCCATTAAGTTAGAAGCATAATATAATAAGCATAATTTTGcgtgttttatgttttttttattttctggttttgtcaaaaaaaaaaatagatagatGGGAAGAGAAAGTCATATCACGTGACTTCttccttcttttttcttttttattttttcttaaaaattaataagtgaCAAAAATACTGATGTGACTTGTCACATCAACGTTGACTcagtcaaaattgaccttttacAAAAGGGGTAAACGTAGAGGCTAAAACtgttattttgaaacataagaaACTTaaattgcaagtttctgaaacATAGGAgagccaaaagtgcaatttagccttatttttattatcatGGCAATgcttatgttttgatttttcttttttgttttttttttttttcatcaggTATTTGGATGTTCATGTAGAAGATGTCGATGATTTCCCTAATGGATATGAATTATGAAAGAGAGCCATTTGATATGCATCGTTTATTTTCTCATCATATTTCCATACGGTATGAATATAATAATGTTCTtttattcattataaaaaaaattattatttttattcttctcTTAAATTATACACCATAGTAGATTAGTAGATCAATACAATATTGTCATTCACCATTATCACCAACAAAAAATGAGAGTAAAATATCATTTCATCGTCTCTTAATTATGTCTTCACAACCAACACAAGAATGGAATTTGTTTGTAAATTCCTTCACAGAAAGTTAAAATGGTACTATTAAATTTTCTTATCAATTTACACATATCCTAACTtaagattttattttgaaatgtgTAGCATTTGTTATTTCAGTTCATTCTCTATTTTAAActctttttattaattaatttgttgtcAATACTAATTATATTACGTTGATTTATTTTTACGGATAAATATAATGATTCATCTACTTGGGAGGTGaaacttatcatatttttatatttttttccatgttgGAGTCACTTTTTGAAGATTTTGAACCACCACAAATGACTGTGGATTGATTCATCTATGTTGTACTCAATCATTTGAAACAATCGGTAGTAGCATACGATCTTGATTGTTTCGTAGATTTTAATATTCTCAATGACCACCCTAAGTTATAGTCGCTTCCTcataaatttacttttttttatttgtattcaccaccaatttaatttgattcgggggtcagttccgacatcaagtgatttttcagcaccctcccgatcgcagttgttgTGGATCAAACCGTGGTAAAAAATCCgatcaagttcagcgtcaatcatcgttgaaccaactaacgattagtcTCATAAATTTACACTTGATTTGGTTGGAAATTTTCTTAATTCATGagaatcaattttttcattaatatttcAATCCTAATTAAATGAGACATTAAATAACACAAAATGAATGATGTAATTTAATACAGagtattttatttgataatgaATGTCAATCAAGAGCAagacatttttagaaaatacaTTTAATTGATTTTCATATTTAACACTTAATTAATGTTATTGTGTATGAATATAATACTATACTTTGtaacaaaataaagaaatcGAATCAAAGTTAATTCCTATAcaaccaataataataatttggatAGTCAAccaagtattttttttggtagaaagaTAGTCAACCAAGTATTATTCATCAATGTTCaattataaacataaacatatatatagaaatttcttattcttataaattaatttcttattttgttccaacatattattactttttaattaataaaataaactattaataaatcatattcctttttttttgggAAGGTATATTCAATTTGTCTACGGTCCTATAATAACTTTCATGATTAAGGCAATATATATAGTTTAAGGATGAAAATATTCTTAATGAAAGTGTGGATCAAGTCTACACACATCATCATAATCgtaagattttttattaaaatttaatataatacgTTGCACATACTGCATCTTTGTAGACCGCACTCAATCTACTTCCGttttcttttcttaaaaaaatcaatgtagtgatgtacactacaagaaaattgaCTTATAGTTACAACAAAATACCGCAGGTAAAAGGCACAAATCCGTTGCTATATCCCAAAAAAACCTATTCCAACGGCAGACACCTTTTATCCAACTTACAATAGTTGGTATAGGTTTTTTCAGAATTTACAATATCATTATTATCtctataaataatttattgttataaactaatgtaaatagAAGCAATAGTATAGATGGAGAAGGCAGAAAAAATAGTGTATGTTATTCACTACTAGGATTAGGGTTACAATATAGTGATATATAGTatttatatataggtaaacataatgagccaattacatgggccaggacatccactaacaatattcataacactcccccttggatgtccatcgagatatgcctcattaaaacctttactagaaaaaacccggtggaaaaaaaaaattcaagtgaaggaaaaagagtataACATCCTTTGGAAAACCCAATGAGATAAAACCATGGTTAAGGAAAAAAGAGTGCAAAACAcaattatatctccccctcatgaaGACAATTATATTGGAGACGAAGGAGGCCAATTAATCTTCTATATAGTTGATCAAAAGCTTTGACAATGACTTTGTAGAAATATCCGATTCTTCTCCTTTAGTATATTCTTCTATGAATTAGCCGTTGATGCAATATTATCTTCTTCAAGTTTCTTGTATGTGTAGAATCACAAACCTCAACAAGACCAAATTATGAActtccttgatgtagtgctaaaaCTTCCACATAATTCGATCATATTGTTATATCTCTATGAtacaatttatatatttgacTTTGTTCCAATATCTTCGAGTTTATTGATATCATCACATACATAATTAGCAAAATGCAATAGTATTCTTAAAAGAACTAAAGTATGGTACTTTAAGACCAATTCAAGTAAgtgatcattttcttgagacatGAAAAGATCTTTATTCACATCAAGTGACATCATACAcaacaaatcaaattatttttgtacatttaatatataattttcttgTTGCACAAAACTTCATTGAAATACTAAGTTTGCAATTCCAAACAAACTTTTATCATCAGACATTTCATTTtaaacttttctttaatcaatagATTTCAAGAACTCTTCAAGAGTTCCGATCAAGTTTATATCATCATTAACAGGTAAACCATACAAATATTgtaacacatttttcaaataaatcgaCTCTTTCATGTGTTACTAAACATAGTCAAAAGAgattttgatttcacttcaggtgaatatatCTCTTCACATTCAATGGAAAACTTTTACCAATATGTTTGAATAAAAAGTCAAGCTTTTCGTATTTCGACATTTTCTATTCCCACGAAAATTGATTCGTATCTCATCATTTTTACATCTTCATgtgtatggactgctggtcTAGAGACctttcactttgcaaagtggCTTTACGTAGCAATTGCGTAttttcatttagacaatcattgtctataattctcaatagaatttagttcatgatcctcattaactcttttcacatatagcgctatattatatataaaaatatcatcaatgtTGACTTCCTTTTGGTTCCAtcatattccattcatgacataattcgtcaagatctctttattatcataaatttcaggtacctgagaagttcttctggaacttcaaactcaattatgtcaaatactcttttgaagttttcatatcacacttcagggtggttaatactgatttgcaatataagattgtccatcagggacatccattttgtttggagcattagcagctaatagttgatttcataaattttgcaaatgatttatcttttgaacatttGATTTATACTATGAGGATCAATGtgagataataacattaatttatttcaagtgattcatttgaacttctggttcatatttttcagctgcttattctcccccctaatattgggaaaattaatttatcacttgaaaatcagcctacagggctgtaaataattctccaatttttgactcaagatgatttataatagatggagattcatatcaaatacattttcccaatattctttaagaaccgtttaaattcattctattggagcaattgcacatacacaacacatccaaaaatgcttatatgggaatcatgtttataaacaaagtttaaattgtaaattaggggagaacttataataacttgttggcttgatgcgaattagtatctcaatatacatgtttgaatgttcccaaaatataaattagaagttatgatctcataagtattaGTCATGTGattaactttagacgtctaaagaatggatcttcaagtccattttttttcttgtatgaCCATATTCTATTCGATATCAATTTCAACTgacatacgatacttatcaaatatttcctaagaatttagaaaatgagatcttagcaaaactatttgagaaaataatctcacaaacttctggttgtgagtaaaTATGCATGTGACTAATTTAGTTGATGTATCAATTCAACTCACAAAGTGTCTAAATGATCCATattctcaaattatcaatttcttttgggagctagcaacacataaaaattattgaaatgaAGAAACTTCGGGCCCTTCAATacatatctatattttttttcgcatcataaAAATCCGGGATGATCCAACCGGTCTTGCCaaagataaatttaatatgacttgtaaacttctggtttaccataatttgtgcttcaattgcacaaataaattaaattttaaagttcttcaagaactttatgatgtacaaataattttttgtgcaatccttcagggatgtgtAGACTATTGAATTCTTTTGGAATTaatagagaataaaaaaaaacaaaagcttATCATCAACCAttgagttcttcaagaactagaTAATAAATCATTATGTAGGAATATTGAATTCATTTGgaattcattgaagagaaaaagaatttattttattagttcttcaaaaactatacaataaataaaatcatatctATGTGCAATCCATCGGGGATGCATGATTATTGAAATTCTTTCGGAATTCATAATATGGTGACACTTCATAAGTTCTTCagaaactaaattagtaaattcTTCCGGAATTCACGAGGGAAAAATTTGAgttttctaagttcttcaggaactagaTTAGTGAATTCTGCCGGAATTCATAGATTAAATTTATAAGTTCTTGAATTCTTCTagaattcataataaaattgagatttttgtAAACTAAGAGTATTGAATTCTTCGAGAATTCATATATTATatttctaagttcttcaggaactaagatTATTGAATTCTTCATAAATTCATGGATTAAATTTGAAGCTCTTCAGGAACTAATTTTGTTGAATTCTTTAGGAATTCATAGATTAATTTtcttagttcttcaagaactatataataaCAATATCTTTTGTGATCCTTCAAGGATGCATGAATATATTCttctagaatatatataaggaataaataaattacaaaaataaaaacgtAATTTAAAAGATCGCAAGTAAGTAGATCGTGAACATTGTCTTGCATTCACACAAGCAAGAAAAATGAGTTAGGTTCATATTGGATACCGGCCATATATTAAACCTTAGGCAGCCAAATATCGATTTGCAGTGTGTAGTTcataaaattttatcaaaagaGGCTAAACCACATCAGAaaataattatagtaaaattgaTTATATACTACATCAAAAGCcataaaacataattgtttCACATGATGAACCGAAAAAACTTGTGCATATTATGCAGAGAAGCCGAAAATATTACCACAATGAATAAATAAGTCTTTGTTATACGATAGGTATTATCTCATATGACAATAAAGCATGAAAACTAATCGTTGCTcgatgatataatataaatagtaGCTATGATGCAACAAAACTGAAATGCAAAGATGTTTCGGTTTACATACCTTGGCAATAATAATTCggtttacaaaaataaaaggcATAATTAAAAGGAAATGCTTTTCAGTTTTCACGGCACTTGTTTTAAACGAAATCAAGCTATTAAATATTTACACCATGTATTTCAAAATTGCATCTCAACTACTATATTGTGTATAAAGTTATCTCAACTACTATATTGCATCTcatctttttaatttattttaataaagttcTATTATTTTACTACAAAATTGATATATCACACGTATAATCAATTAACGAATCATATAAGGAATGAAATCTTATATATGAAATCATAAATATAAGAATAAATCTTAATCAtggtcataaaaaaaatatgatcaaactATATTTGCCAAATATTTGTTATATCCAATCCAATAAATAATAACAAAccacaataaaattaaattgaccGTAATATTAGGTTGTTTAGTTTGATAATACCAAAATATTAGGTTATTTGGTTTGATTAGATAACAAACTTACATGATTCAAAGAGGGatttgccttaaaaaaaatcacaacaacAATTAAACTTTTCGTTAATTCTACTATTCAGAATTAAAAATAAGAGTTCTAAATTATAGCCAAAAaatgtttatgttcttttggatgatcgTAGTGTCGATGTTTCACCGTACAAgtgtcggtcacgaagcataatgatgattcaccagactattgtcggtcacgaaactcaaacaatatcaaacatccaaaatacatattataaataaataaataattgatcaacattttatgtaatattaatgatcaaagtgttatgcttcaccatacaaatgtcggatatcacgaagcgtaaacaacattgaatcaattaaatacataaagaaatgatgcttatttatttatttaattttaattattattatttgatctttataagtatacaaggttcaaacgattcataatcatataataatcaaaaataaactacttgtgatttcataaaaatagaataagaattgcgtacctcaattggtaagctcgtgctgataacgtgttataaactaatgtaaatagGAGCAATAGTATAGatggagaagagagaaaagagagaaagaataatgtatgttattcaccactaggattagggttacaatatagtgatacatagtatctatatataggtaaacataATGGGTCAATTACATGGGCcaggacatccactaataatattcataacatttttcaaattcctatgattaaataaaaaaatatattgtaaaaaaaaaaggcttaaatgcagttttgcccccctattttgattaaatcggaattttaccccctctattttaaaatgcggacttttaccccctgttttatattttttttggattttgccccccaccaaaattctgcacaaaatctgctttcgtgtctcaacttcaaagtttcgcacagaAATCAATTTGATCCtcaattcaccaaactggtaccgaaatgaccgcaaTCGAATTAGttttccacaaaatcaaactatactaaatttggagttacaacgagagattaattattattttagtgaaagTCTGTCGAaattaattattgtatggaactactacttgtatgtttgtcatgtctctcaccctgtagctcattttttaatagtagTTACATGtttggaaagctaacgaaattacccatgttgtcatttcaatttcgtcAAATTTGAAGTttcgatgtgtttggtagatgatgttgaatttgaaggtcacaagtagatttctgcaaaattagtagtttgacagaccttcactaaaacgataattaatctctctctgtaactccaaatttagtggaattTGATTCTTTGAAAAGCTAACTccattacggtcatttcggtatcagtttggtcaattattgatccaaattgagttatgtgcgaagTTTTAAAGTtgagactcgaaagcagaattttaggggggcaaaatccaaaaaattgtaaaacaagGGGTAAAAGTCcacattttaaaatagagggggtaaaattccgatttaatcaaaacaaggggacaaaactgcatttaagccaaaaaaaaaattatgaaacaaaATCAAATGGACCCTTCAatcatatttaaaaatttatcacCAAGTCTTACGAACATGTAAAACTAAAAGTATCATGtaatatttaaatgaaaatgtaaAGTCATAACAATcctaaaaaattacaaaaatctTCATTAGATCACATTAGAttacaaaaattacaaaaaaaaacctCTTGTTCATGTTCATCAGTGTCATCATCTTCATTAGTGTCTGGATTAAGAGAATTGGTTTGGCATGAGGCACTAGAGGCATTTGAAACCtgttaaaaacaaaatagtacAACTTAAGAATAAGGAGTCCTagaaaaagaatattaaaaaaactaaataccATGGCTACATTAGATCACAGGATATAACTTATCCTTAAGATAAAGCACAACTAGTGATGCacaactaaaaaaacaaaaggtgCTACAATTTCATGAGAATAGAGAATTTCCACCTTACACTTCTGCTATATCTTGAGGATAAGTTAAGTTAATTGACCTGAATTTTTTAATAGTCTCTGAAAATGACACTAGTTTCTACAGCAGATATCAGAGGAGAGTTTATGACCGAAAATGAACAAATCATgcacatatattattataatcacAATATGTTTTAAAAAGACCCCATTCAGTAGGAAGATAAGAGACATAAGTTCTTTCAGCCAGTTTCTCATACTTTCTCCGATACCTTGAAGCATCATATACAGTCACATCGTTGTGTTAAATTAATTAGCTTATAAACCATATGAAGAGAAAATATGTCTAGATACACAATTTAGTTAATTGTTCATTCAATAACACTTACTCATACTGTTATTTATACAATTGAAGAATAAATGATAATAAGTCCTTACCTTATAGAAAATTTCATACTTCATATGCTTTTCTTTACTGCATCTTGAAAGCACCAACAATCTGCCCCAAGTCTGACTTGTCAAATCACCCATTGTTTCACTGTCAGAAAACGATATATCCTAGAGCACTACCAAATCAGTTCAATCATAcatcaaaagaagaaaataaaacagtaaaTGAAACAAGAGAAACCAGTTATTAAGTGAAGCAGAACCTGAAGTAGAAGAAGATAAGAATATCATGTTTCCATCATTCTCTTAACCTGTACATATAaattacaaacacaaaaataaaacaataaatgcAACAAGAGAAACCAGTTGTTAAGTGATGCAGAACCTGAAGTAGAAGAAGATAAGAGTATAATATCATTATTATATCATACTCTCAAGTGCTAACTTACCCACTCAGCAAAGCACTGTTGTCCCTTGGGCCTAGTGAGATCAAACAACTTTTCTACCAATTTCgtttcttgttaaaaaaaaaacaacttttctaCCAGTAACGAGCTCCACCAGTACCACTCCAAAGGAATAAACATAAGCTTTTTCAGTGATTTGGCCACGTTGAGCATATTCAGCAGCCAAATACATACACATACAATATCTTAGTTGCAATATAAAAAGCATGAATACAACTTGACACAGATATATTATACATTATATAGAACATGTCACAGTTATAAGAAAGAAATCACATAACCGAACTAATGTCTTAAAATAGCATTGTAAGAAAGAAATCACATAACCGAACTAATGTCTTAAAATAGCATTATGATTTATGAACTTATTCTAAATGCTACCCTATATTCAAAATAGGTCCTTTGACAAAGTAGCATGAAATTAATCAAGAAATATGGAGACAAAAAAATCTCATATAGGAAGAATTAAAGACACTAACGCATAACTGAATCAGTCAAAAATTAATTGTGTTGGTCATTCTTCAACCCTGAAATTCAACTGTTAGTACCTATAATAGTCTGGATTTGGCTTGAAAGTAGTATTCAATAGACCATAGTATCCTCCTATAAAAGTCTGTCTGCAATATGCCCCGGTGCCATAAGTAGCTGACATACCAAGCTGATCCAAATACCTATATTTGATATGATTACATCAGAAAAAACACTTTTAAGTAATTCCTTGCTGAATTGATTCTGATATATTGATAAATCGTGGGGATTTACGGTATACTAACCAGAAGCTAAGATTATGATTTATCTTCTAATTACTTCTAATAAGACCCCTATGTTGATAGCTATACTAGTGATATTTATCTAGCCGttgaatatttcaatttttctaaagtAACAAAACTAATCAAAATGCAGCAACATGGGAAATGAAACAggacaaaaatatttaaacaattactaagaaaatataaatttacATTGCGGTTCTTTCATGAATAAAACAAAGGCTAGTTATTTTAAATCTTAGTAATggattaaattattataaatgtgAGCAAGTCCATAAGTACACTTGCCTCGATATGATTATTGGAAGTAACATTTAAAAGAATGCCTTGGTTCTGAATGAACTGCATGCATAAAATAACAACTGTAAGTATTTAGGCACACAAGATTAAACAGATACAAAAACGCAAATAAAGAACGCATGAGATTTGATCACAGAGTTTGACTAATTGTGTCTACGTCTCTGACTACAATACCTTTCGACTATTCAAGCTAGGTAACAATTTGTGTTTAAATATTACGGTCCAATTTACAAGATTATCTTTGAACCGTACCCAACAATTGGTCATGAAAAGGAAAGTAATACATAACCTGTAAAAACTTGCTAGGTAGATTCTCACTCGAATCAAGCACGGCTTGAGCATTATCTTTCCATATAGTTTAATCCGGCCATcccttttttaaaaagaaaactaaatcAGTTTCACTTTTCAAGATTATCAAAATACATTCAATTAATGACCCTAACATCATGTTAACACAAATTTGATAAGTCACAAGTTATCTATAATGGTAATTTATCTGACTTATTGGAAAGTTTAACAAAGGGAACAAACTTTGTAGAAAGGGCAAGTATCTTCTGAATGGGGTCATAGGCAAACTTGGCAGCACCTGATGGTATCCCTTGATGAAATACCACTCGTGGATCCACATCACTAGCTTTTAACCCTTCTGGTGAATTTCCACCAGGCTGCATAAAAATTAACTTATTCAATTGTTCATTTTATCATAAGAGATAAGAACAtgtaaaaatattgaattattttaattgttGCGCTGAGGTCACAAGTTCAAATCCTAAAAAAGTCCTAAAGCTTGTTGACATAAGGCTGcctatatttttttggtaaaccaacACTATCAAACCTTCCTAACCAGTATGAAATGCATACAGAAGCTATAAGGAAGCTGTAAATTATTGCATGAGGAAAATCTAAGCAAAGTTAAAATCAACTTAAATTACTAATCAGAAATATCAGATCTAAACATACACAACACTGAATTAGAAAATCAAATCTCTACTACTAAAATCACTCAATGatacataaaatcaattgaattAGGAAAATGCATGTTCAGAACCAGAAAAATTGACTTGAAATGAAGCAAAATGAATAAATCAAAGGAAGTACATGCCTCACCTCaacaattaatttttgaaattgacatgaaaataagaaatcaaaacCTAAGCAAAAGATGAAGATTCGGTGAATGATTCCGCAAATTGAAGTTGAAGATGTAAGATTCACGAGAGATGAAGATGTAAGCGAGTGATTCGGCGAATTGAACTTAGGAGAGATTGAAAGCGAGAGATGAAGATTCATCGATGAACGATTCTTCGGTGAATGATTCAACGAGAGAATGAAGATTCTTCGGGGAATGATTCGACGAAAGTTGGGGTTTGGTTTTGGTGCGAGtgatgaaattaatttttgtcttttgatGATAAAAAGAAACGAGAAATGAaattactattaattttttttgaaaaatgctaaTAAGTGGCGAACACTTTTTAAGCAccttaaataataagtttttattaaaattttatgaaaatatgtgaaattaatttattgaaaattgaaatattttataaattatttctttacgTAGAATGTTTAAAGAGTGCCTCGAAACTGTTTAgcaaacccaatttttttttaatatacccAAAGCTCCAAAGCAACTAAATGAAAAAAGTGTTGTTGTTGGATACTACTGAAACGGTTATTTTAACGGTGATGACACTTATACCAACGATCCTTTTAAGTGTATTTGGGTATATGTTGCCTATACCAACGGTTTTGGTTGCGTCACTATAAGCAACCGTTGGTATATGacaaatttcttgtagtgacGTAGTTCCTTATATTAAACATGATTCATACTTTtaagcagtgttttaaaaaccggaccggaccggccggttgaACCGGTCGAACCGGGAACCGGAGCCTGTCCGGTCTGGTTCATACGTTGGATCGTCCATGTTGTTGGACCGGCAAGAACCAAAAAAAACCGGAAAAAACCggaaaaaccggtgaaccggcggtTTACTCAAACCGCCGGTTGGATTGCATgcgttttctttttttgttttttagccCAAAAGGACgtcattttgttaatttttttttgtcatcaaatcgttttgttattattaatattaaaaaaaaaaacacacatacagCATGCATAAGCATAGTTCATAACACAGAAGAAGCAAAAATTAGAAAGTTGAATTATgcatatattttgtatattttacaCTTTGAATCCCCTGAAACTTTACCTTTGCACTCaccaaagagaagaagaaaacacaTGACAAAGAAAGTAGAGAAAAGTAAGGTTGGTGAGAAGATGCAggcaaaaaaaaagaaagaaagaaaacagaAGGAAGAAGGAAGGAAGCGCAAGAAGATACGGCAGCGGCGGCAGAAAGAAAGAACAATTGTTGGATTGTATTTAGGTTTTCCAACtcttatttagtttattttgggCTTTTTCATGTGGCCCAGTTGCTATTTGTGTGCTTTTCCAACTCTTATCATGTGGCCCAATTGCTATTTGTGTGCTTTTCCAACTCTTATCATGTGGCCTAAAAGTTTTAAGATTGATATAaaagcagtgttttaaaaaccgaaccggtCGTCGAACCGGCGAGgacactgggtcactggttctTTGGTCGAACCACTaagtcactggtcgaaccgcatgataAACCGGATTAAATCGGATTAAACCAGTAAAATAAACCGGTCTCTATATAGTTATTGAACcggtgtatatatatatatagactatagttatattatatgctaaaaataaatatacaagAAAAGATGCTTTAGAAAATGTTTCTTGTCTAAAAACGTATTATTAAAGTTATTaaatacacaaaaaaatatagaaaaaaaaacacacacacaaatagCAATTGGGCCACATGATAAGAGTTGGAAAAGCACACAAATAGCAACTGGGCCACATGAAAAAGccca
This portion of the Trifolium pratense cultivar HEN17-A07 linkage group LG3, ARS_RC_1.1, whole genome shotgun sequence genome encodes:
- the LOC123917569 gene encoding uncharacterized protein LOC123917569, encoding MNLHLSLSISPKFNSPNHSLTSSSLVNLTSSTSICGIIHRIFIFCLGFDFLFSCQFQKLIVEPGGNSPEGLKASDVDPRVVFHQGIPSGAAKFAYDPIQKILALSTKDGRIKLYGKIMLKPCLIRVRIYLASFYSSFRTKAFF